A genomic stretch from Candidatus Methylomirabilota bacterium includes:
- a CDS encoding succinate dehydrogenase/fumarate reductase iron-sulfur subunit has product MTEVTMRVWRGNATEGSFQEFRAPVEEGMVVLDVVLAIQATQANNLAVRWNCKAGKCGSCSADVNGKPRLMCMTRMSLFPPHEPITVAPMKAFPLIKDLVTDVSYNYEVAKTIPAFQSRPPDPDGTYRMMQEDVDRVQEFHKCIECFLCQDVCHVLRDHPDKKEVFAGPRFFVRIAALEMHPLDTHSRTELLRANAGLGYCNITRCCTEVCPEHIQITDNAIIPLKERVVDDYYDPVVWLIRKFAGRNRSPKIQES; this is encoded by the coding sequence GTTACCATGCGAGTTTGGCGAGGTAACGCGACGGAGGGCAGCTTTCAGGAGTTTCGCGCCCCCGTGGAGGAGGGGATGGTGGTACTGGACGTCGTCCTCGCCATCCAGGCCACCCAGGCCAACAACTTGGCCGTCCGGTGGAACTGCAAGGCGGGCAAGTGCGGCTCATGCAGCGCCGACGTCAATGGCAAACCTCGACTGATGTGTATGACGCGGATGAGCCTTTTCCCCCCGCACGAACCCATCACCGTGGCCCCTATGAAGGCGTTCCCGCTCATAAAGGATCTGGTCACCGATGTCTCCTATAACTACGAGGTTGCCAAGACGATCCCGGCGTTTCAGTCCCGGCCTCCGGATCCGGACGGCACGTATCGGATGATGCAGGAGGACGTTGACCGTGTACAGGAGTTCCACAAGTGCATTGAGTGCTTCCTCTGTCAAGATGTCTGCCATGTCTTACGGGATCATCCGGACAAGAAGGAAGTCTTCGCCGGCCCGCGGTTCTTCGTGCGCATCGCCGCCCTCGAGATGCACCCTCTGGACACCCATTCTCGCACCGAGCTCCTCCGCGCCAATGCAGGGCTCGGCTACTGCAACATCACCAGGTGCTGCACCGAGGTCTGTCCAGAACACATTCAAATTACGGATAATGCCATTATTCCCCTGAAGGAGCGGGTCGTGGACGACTACTATGACCCGGTCGTGTGGCTGATCAGAAAGTTTGCAGGAAGAAATAGGTCTCCGAAGATTCAGGAGTCTTAA
- a CDS encoding NADH-quinone oxidoreductase subunit I, which yields MRQYLRDVVLGFWSIILSMKITLRYLFTRAVTVQYPEEKRRLPTRALNQHVLTIDLDSKELKCTACDMCARICPTNCIHLGGEGKGKARRPKWFIIDHNLCMYCNLCVEVCPFDAISMWTGKYELGGFSRTNLVYDMETMHADGFYPTIMTPRPPRER from the coding sequence ATGCGGCAATATCTGCGTGATGTGGTGCTGGGCTTCTGGAGCATCATCCTCTCGATGAAGATCACGCTCCGGTATCTGTTCACCCGAGCGGTGACGGTCCAGTACCCCGAAGAGAAGCGCCGGCTTCCCACGCGGGCGTTGAACCAGCACGTGCTGACCATCGACCTGGACTCGAAGGAGCTCAAGTGCACCGCGTGCGACATGTGCGCCCGGATCTGTCCTACCAACTGCATCCACCTGGGCGGGGAGGGAAAGGGGAAGGCACGCCGGCCCAAGTGGTTCATCATCGACCATAACCTCTGCATGTACTGCAACCTCTGTGTCGAGGTCTGCCCCTTTGATGCCATCTCCATGTGGACCGGTAAATATGAACTGGGCGGGTTCAGTCGGACCAATCTGGTCTACGACATGGAGACGATGCATGCCGACGGCTTCTACCCCACCATTATGACTCCCCGCCCCCCGCGGGAGCGGTAG